One genomic segment of Actinoplanes ianthinogenes includes these proteins:
- a CDS encoding carbohydrate ABC transporter permease: MTAVLTPVAAETVEEAASPSPRRTFSVFSHAFLIGWALLTTLPLVWAVLSSFKSDNEILTSPWGLPSEVRWENWVRAWGEAHIGRYFLNSAVVVTGALTLTMLFGAMAAYVLARYQFRGRRIVYFAFVGGMMFPVFLALVPLFFVVRNLGLLGTLPGLTLVYAAYSLPFTVFFLTAFFRTLPTSVAEAAMVDGCGHFGLFFRVMLPMARPGLVSVAIFNFLFQWNQYILPLVLMQGAGAENKWVLAQGLAALAVNEGYQGDFSGLFAGMTIAMLPVLIAYLIFHRQFQSGLSAGQLR, encoded by the coding sequence GTGACGGCTGTGCTGACTCCGGTGGCTGCGGAAACAGTCGAGGAGGCCGCGTCGCCCTCCCCGCGCCGGACATTCTCCGTCTTTTCCCATGCCTTCCTGATCGGCTGGGCGCTGCTGACCACGTTGCCGCTGGTCTGGGCGGTGCTCAGCTCGTTCAAGAGCGACAACGAGATCCTCACCAGCCCGTGGGGCCTGCCCTCCGAAGTGCGCTGGGAGAACTGGGTCCGGGCCTGGGGCGAGGCGCACATCGGCCGCTATTTCCTGAACAGTGCCGTCGTGGTCACCGGCGCGCTGACGCTGACCATGCTGTTCGGCGCGATGGCCGCATATGTGCTGGCGCGCTATCAGTTCCGCGGCCGCCGGATCGTCTATTTCGCCTTCGTCGGCGGCATGATGTTCCCGGTCTTCCTGGCCCTGGTCCCGCTCTTCTTCGTGGTCCGCAATCTGGGCCTGCTCGGCACCCTGCCCGGCCTCACCCTGGTCTATGCGGCCTATTCACTGCCATTCACCGTCTTCTTCCTGACGGCGTTCTTCCGCACCCTGCCCACCTCGGTCGCCGAGGCCGCCATGGTCGACGGGTGCGGCCACTTCGGCCTGTTCTTCCGGGTCATGCTCCCGATGGCCCGCCCCGGCCTGGTCAGCGTCGCCATCTTCAATTTCCTGTTCCAGTGGAACCAGTACATCCTGCCGCTGGTCCTGATGCAGGGCGCCGGCGCGGAGAACAAATGGGTGCTCGCCCAGGGCCTGGCCGCCCTCGCGGTCAACGAGGGCTATCAGGGCGATTTCAGCGGCCTGTTCGCCGGCATGACCATCGCCATGCTCCCGGTCCTCATCGCCTACCTGATCTTCCACCGCCAGTTCCAGTCCGGCCTCTCCGCCGGCCAACTCCGCTGA
- a CDS encoding carbohydrate ABC transporter permease, with the protein MRGKRLFIAVFLLPPLLLYGIFVVSPYAQAFQISGTNWSGLSPTYEFVGLDNFTRLLGDGYFWTALRHNGLLLVLLPVATILLGLFFASMISVGGRADRVGVHGVRGAGFYRVVYFFPQVLSVAIIGVLWKQMYAPTTGMINGFLRGIGLDGLAVAWLGDPRFAFWCVLAVLVWMNVGFYVVLFSAAMQSIPRDLYEAALLDGANRLTTLVRITVPLVWDTIQVAWVYLAIIAIDGFAIVQIITDGGPGSASDVVGLRLYKTAFADGRFGYASAIGVAMFFLTLTVAVMFLRVTRRERVEL; encoded by the coding sequence GTGCGAGGCAAGCGGCTGTTCATCGCCGTCTTCCTGCTCCCGCCCCTGCTGCTCTACGGCATCTTCGTGGTCTCGCCGTACGCGCAGGCGTTCCAGATCTCCGGCACGAACTGGAGCGGGCTGTCCCCGACGTACGAGTTCGTCGGCCTGGACAACTTCACCCGGCTGCTCGGCGACGGGTACTTCTGGACCGCGCTGCGGCACAACGGACTGCTGCTCGTGCTGCTGCCGGTGGCGACGATCCTGCTCGGGCTCTTCTTCGCCTCGATGATCAGTGTGGGCGGCCGCGCCGACCGGGTGGGCGTGCACGGCGTACGCGGAGCCGGTTTCTATCGGGTCGTCTATTTCTTCCCGCAGGTGTTGTCGGTGGCCATCATCGGCGTGCTCTGGAAGCAGATGTACGCCCCGACCACCGGAATGATCAACGGTTTCCTCCGGGGCATCGGGCTGGACGGCCTCGCCGTCGCCTGGCTCGGTGACCCCCGATTCGCGTTCTGGTGCGTGCTGGCCGTGCTCGTCTGGATGAACGTCGGCTTTTACGTCGTCCTGTTCAGTGCGGCCATGCAGTCCATTCCCCGCGACCTTTACGAGGCCGCGCTGCTGGACGGGGCCAACCGGCTCACCACCCTGGTCCGGATCACCGTTCCGCTGGTCTGGGACACCATTCAGGTCGCCTGGGTCTACCTGGCGATCATCGCGATCGACGGTTTCGCCATCGTGCAGATCATCACCGACGGCGGTCCCGGTTCGGCGTCCGACGTGGTCGGTCTGCGGCTCTACAAAACGGCATTCGCCGACGGCCGATTCGGCTACGCGTCGGCGATCGGTGTCGCGATGTTCTTCCTGACCCTGACGGTGGCCGTCATGTTCCTGCGGGTGACCCGGCGCGAGAGGGTGGAGTTGTGA
- a CDS encoding ABC transporter ATP-binding protein → MTPVVEFAGVTRSYPGPPPVQALRAADLVVGAGEYVAVTGPSGSGKSTFLNVVGLLDRPTAGVYRLDGFDTATLPERDRTALRGRRIGFVFQSFHLLRHRSVVENVTMAMVYTGVSRRDRAGLALETLDRVGLTHRAYARAGHLSGGESQRVAIARALVNRPSLLLCDEPTGNLDSASAAAVLALIEELNDGGLTVLMVTHDQQVAGRAHRSVLIKDGILR, encoded by the coding sequence GTGACGCCGGTCGTCGAGTTCGCCGGGGTGACCCGCTCCTATCCCGGTCCGCCGCCGGTGCAGGCGTTGCGCGCCGCCGACCTGGTGGTCGGCGCCGGCGAGTACGTGGCGGTGACCGGCCCGTCCGGCTCCGGCAAATCCACCTTTCTCAACGTGGTCGGGCTGCTCGACCGGCCGACCGCCGGTGTCTACCGGCTCGACGGCTTCGACACCGCCACCCTGCCCGAGCGGGATCGGACCGCGCTGCGCGGCCGGCGCATCGGATTCGTGTTCCAGTCGTTCCACCTGCTCCGGCACCGGTCGGTGGTGGAGAACGTGACGATGGCGATGGTCTACACCGGGGTGAGCCGGCGGGACCGGGCCGGCCTGGCGCTGGAGACGCTCGACCGGGTCGGGCTCACCCACCGCGCGTACGCCCGCGCCGGCCATCTCTCCGGCGGCGAGTCCCAGCGGGTGGCGATCGCCCGGGCCCTGGTGAACCGGCCCTCGCTACTGCTGTGCGACGAGCCGACCGGCAACCTGGACAGTGCCAGCGCGGCCGCCGTGCTCGCCCTCATCGAGGAGCTGAACGACGGCGGCCTGACCGTGCTGATGGTCACCCATGACCAGCAGGTGGCCGGCCGGGCGCACCGCTCGGTTCTGATCAAGGACGGAATCCTGCGGTGA
- a CDS encoding serine hydrolase domain-containing protein, producing MIRLVLSMVAGLVTGLPAVTPADLHFRHDVLRPGTARQAGLLPDRVAALPGIAASYLEPTLDHPGHPAYAGATVLAAHHGVVVSRFAVGDAVRYAAGASGIVELPPEQRVPARTDTLWDLASISKLFTTIVVLQQAEAGTVDLDAPVATYVPEFAAGGKASITPRHLLTHTSGLPGFLPFYSRYPTPEARLAAALATPVGAGTTPGKQYVYSDIGLISLGVLVERVTGKGLADAVHDGVTGPLRMRDTGYNPGPELRDRTAATEYQPYVNRGMVRGEVHDENAWSLGGAAGHAGVFSTADDLAILCQTLLDGGTYRGHRILSTPMVRQALVNYNAELLPQYSDSARGLGFELAKHWYMDGMTSPVSFGHTGFTGTSVVIDPLDQSFLILLSNRVHPDRAWGSNNVARRALARAFAAAHPIAALPGGHPWRTETRDGADLTLTAPLRVPAGERARGSFLFWYDTEPAYDTIRLESSADGSSWTPVPIALPGLEPRAQLSGFGGRHWWPATIAVPAGATRLRFTYHTDAGSQGRGVLVDRLRVFEPGAILVDARTTFAADGWHL from the coding sequence ATGATCAGACTAGTGCTCAGCATGGTTGCCGGCCTCGTCACCGGCCTGCCCGCGGTCACCCCGGCCGACCTCCACTTCCGCCACGACGTGCTGCGACCCGGCACCGCGCGCCAGGCCGGCCTGCTGCCGGACCGGGTCGCGGCGCTGCCCGGCATCGCCGCGTCGTACCTGGAGCCGACCCTCGACCACCCCGGCCACCCGGCCTACGCGGGGGCCACCGTGCTCGCCGCGCACCACGGCGTGGTGGTCTCCCGGTTCGCGGTCGGCGACGCGGTCCGCTACGCCGCGGGCGCCTCCGGGATCGTCGAACTGCCACCCGAGCAGCGCGTCCCGGCCCGCACCGACACGCTCTGGGACCTCGCCTCGATCTCCAAACTGTTCACCACCATCGTGGTGCTCCAGCAGGCCGAGGCCGGCACGGTGGACCTGGACGCGCCGGTCGCCACGTACGTGCCGGAGTTCGCGGCCGGCGGCAAGGCGTCGATCACCCCGCGGCACCTGCTCACCCACACCTCCGGGCTGCCCGGGTTCCTGCCGTTCTACTCCCGGTACCCGACGCCGGAGGCCCGTCTCGCCGCCGCGCTCGCCACGCCGGTCGGCGCCGGGACCACGCCCGGCAAGCAGTATGTCTACTCCGACATCGGCCTGATCTCGCTCGGCGTGCTGGTCGAGCGGGTCACCGGCAAGGGCCTGGCCGACGCGGTGCACGACGGCGTCACCGGGCCGCTGCGGATGCGCGACACCGGCTACAACCCGGGCCCGGAGCTGCGCGACCGGACCGCCGCCACCGAGTACCAGCCCTATGTGAACCGGGGGATGGTCCGGGGCGAGGTGCACGACGAGAACGCCTGGTCGCTGGGCGGGGCAGCCGGGCACGCCGGGGTCTTCTCCACCGCCGACGACCTGGCGATCCTCTGCCAGACGCTGCTCGACGGCGGCACCTACCGGGGGCACCGGATCCTGAGCACGCCGATGGTGCGCCAGGCGCTGGTCAACTACAACGCGGAACTGCTGCCGCAGTACTCGGACAGCGCCCGGGGCCTCGGCTTCGAGCTGGCCAAGCACTGGTACATGGACGGGATGACCTCGCCGGTCAGCTTCGGGCACACCGGGTTCACCGGCACGTCCGTGGTGATCGACCCGCTCGACCAGTCGTTCCTGATCCTGCTCAGCAACCGGGTGCATCCGGACCGCGCCTGGGGCAGCAACAACGTGGCCCGGCGCGCGCTCGCCCGGGCGTTCGCGGCGGCTCACCCGATCGCGGCGCTGCCCGGCGGGCATCCGTGGCGCACCGAGACGCGCGACGGCGCCGACCTCACGCTGACCGCGCCGCTGCGGGTTCCGGCGGGCGAGCGGGCGCGCGGTTCGTTCCTTTTCTGGTACGACACGGAGCCCGCGTACGACACGATCCGTCTCGAGTCGTCGGCCGACGGGTCGAGCTGGACGCCCGTACCGATAGCTCTGCCCGGTCTCGAACCGCGGGCCCAGCTCTCCGGGTTCGGCGGGCGGCACTGGTGGCCGGCCACGATCGCGGTCCCGGCCGGCGCCACGCGACTGCGCTTCACCTACCACACCGACGCCGGCTCGCAGGGCCGCGGCGTGCTTGTCGACCGTCTCCGGGTGTTCGAGCCCGGCGCGATCCTCGTCGACGCGCGGACCACGTTCGCCGCCGACGGTTGGCACCTCTGA
- a CDS encoding ABC transporter permease, translating into MKRTPPVVPATRLGLRDVVDEAVAGMLARPGRAALTVLGTLLGVAAFVTVLGLTSTVEGQISSRFTALVATEVVVQDSAEQAADGGAGAEQAFPPDAERRLVALNGVRNAGVFWEVPDVGGVAARRPSAADPGEQLRVLGASPGYLRAIHAHLAAGRLFDTWHDGNDERVVVLGSGAAGRLGITWVDDQPAVFIGGAPFAVIGIIDDVDRKADTLLSVVLPAGTARAVWGDPPAGGSRSVQAMIDTEVGAAQQVGAEAPLALRPQDPSRFKVVTPPNPRQLREGVNTDLGTLFLALAAVCLVIGAVGIANTTLVAVLERVGEIGLRRSLGARRRHVAVHFLAESGTLGLVGGLIGTSLGVAAVVTVAVWRDWTPILHSATVLPAPLAGAATGLLAGLYPAWRASRIEPADALRR; encoded by the coding sequence GTGAAACGGACGCCACCGGTCGTGCCGGCCACCCGGCTCGGGCTGCGCGACGTGGTCGACGAGGCGGTCGCCGGCATGCTGGCCCGGCCCGGGCGGGCCGCGCTGACCGTGCTGGGCACCCTGCTCGGCGTCGCCGCGTTCGTCACCGTGCTGGGCCTGACCAGCACCGTGGAGGGGCAGATCAGCAGCCGGTTCACCGCGCTGGTGGCCACCGAGGTGGTCGTGCAGGACAGCGCCGAGCAGGCCGCGGACGGCGGGGCCGGCGCCGAGCAGGCGTTCCCGCCGGACGCCGAGCGGCGGCTGGTCGCGCTGAACGGGGTACGCAACGCCGGCGTCTTCTGGGAGGTGCCGGACGTGGGTGGGGTCGCCGCCCGCCGCCCGTCCGCCGCGGACCCGGGCGAGCAGCTCCGGGTGCTGGGCGCCTCGCCCGGATACCTGCGGGCGATCCACGCTCACCTGGCCGCCGGCCGGCTCTTCGACACCTGGCACGACGGCAACGACGAACGGGTCGTGGTGCTCGGCTCCGGCGCCGCCGGCCGGCTCGGCATCACCTGGGTGGACGACCAGCCAGCGGTCTTCATCGGCGGGGCGCCGTTCGCCGTCATCGGGATCATCGACGACGTGGACCGCAAGGCCGACACCCTGCTGAGCGTGGTGCTGCCGGCCGGCACGGCCCGGGCGGTCTGGGGCGACCCGCCGGCCGGTGGCAGCAGGTCCGTCCAGGCGATGATCGACACCGAGGTCGGCGCGGCCCAGCAGGTCGGGGCGGAGGCGCCGCTGGCGCTGCGGCCTCAGGACCCGTCCCGGTTCAAGGTGGTCACCCCACCCAACCCGCGGCAGTTGCGCGAGGGGGTGAACACCGACCTGGGCACGCTGTTCCTGGCCCTGGCCGCGGTCTGCCTGGTGATCGGCGCGGTCGGGATCGCGAACACTACCCTGGTCGCGGTCCTGGAACGGGTCGGGGAGATCGGCCTGCGCCGCTCGCTCGGTGCCCGCCGCCGGCACGTGGCCGTCCACTTCCTCGCCGAGTCCGGCACCCTCGGCCTGGTCGGCGGCCTGATCGGCACCAGCCTCGGCGTCGCCGCCGTGGTGACGGTCGCGGTGTGGCGGGACTGGACGCCGATCCTGCACTCGGCCACGGTCCTGCCCGCCCCGCTGGCCGGGGCCGCCACCGGCCTGCTAGCCGGCCTCTACCCCGCGTGGCGTGCGTCCCGCATCGAGCCCGCCGACGCACTGCGCCGCTGA
- a CDS encoding peptidoglycan-binding protein, whose amino-acid sequence MDADVPPQAPLRGRRRFLLGLVTGAVVMALAGLGASTFVKSPQQAAAEAAAPPASLITATVERRVLREDVVLRGTVEPDRALEVTPVLGSGRSVISRRVVKAGGRVGAGSVLAEISGRPVIALTGRVPPYRDVHAGMTGSDVRQLQAALRELGYPISDRAGVFGASTGRAIRRMYQSRDYEPPLEEVPAAPDPAPSAGVGAPAATPAKRVYLPMSEVYFVRTLPARVAAVKAGLGAEVAGPILTLSVGGLVVRGTLPPADRELVDPGMSVEIFDETSGKKAPGRVTTIGELRQGAGSETGHPITISATGTLPASFTGQEVRLTVTSATTGEEVLVVPVSAIFSAADGATQVLRVRDDRREPVTVRTGASAGGFVEVDGAGLAEGDQAVVGGRTGGARPDGTG is encoded by the coding sequence GTGGACGCTGACGTCCCGCCGCAGGCGCCGTTGCGCGGCCGGCGACGGTTCCTGCTCGGCCTGGTCACCGGCGCGGTGGTGATGGCGCTCGCCGGGCTGGGCGCGTCCACGTTCGTCAAGTCGCCGCAGCAGGCCGCCGCGGAGGCCGCCGCGCCACCGGCGAGCCTGATCACCGCGACCGTGGAACGCCGGGTCCTGCGTGAGGACGTGGTGCTGCGCGGCACCGTGGAACCGGACCGGGCCCTCGAGGTCACCCCGGTGCTCGGCAGCGGCCGGTCGGTGATCTCCCGCCGCGTGGTCAAGGCCGGCGGGCGGGTCGGCGCGGGCAGCGTGCTGGCCGAGATCTCCGGGCGGCCGGTCATCGCGCTGACCGGGCGGGTGCCGCCGTACCGGGACGTGCACGCCGGGATGACCGGATCGGACGTGAGGCAGTTGCAGGCGGCGCTGCGCGAGCTGGGCTACCCGATCAGCGACCGGGCCGGCGTGTTCGGCGCTTCGACCGGGCGGGCGATCCGCCGGATGTATCAGAGCCGCGACTACGAACCGCCGCTGGAGGAGGTGCCGGCGGCGCCGGATCCGGCCCCGTCGGCCGGCGTGGGTGCACCGGCCGCCACCCCCGCGAAGCGGGTCTACCTGCCGATGAGCGAGGTCTACTTCGTCAGGACGCTGCCGGCCCGGGTGGCCGCTGTCAAGGCCGGCTTGGGCGCCGAGGTGGCCGGGCCGATCCTGACCCTGTCGGTCGGCGGCCTGGTGGTGCGCGGCACGCTGCCGCCCGCCGACCGGGAACTGGTCGATCCCGGCATGTCGGTGGAGATCTTCGACGAGACCAGCGGCAAGAAGGCGCCCGGCCGGGTGACCACGATCGGTGAGCTGCGCCAGGGTGCGGGCTCGGAGACCGGCCACCCGATCACGATCAGTGCCACCGGGACGCTGCCCGCGTCATTCACCGGCCAGGAGGTGCGGCTCACCGTCACCTCCGCCACCACCGGCGAGGAGGTCTTGGTGGTGCCGGTGTCGGCGATCTTCTCGGCGGCCGACGGCGCCACCCAGGTGTTGCGCGTGCGCGACGACCGGCGAGAGCCGGTGACCGTGCGCACCGGCGCGTCGGCCGGCGGATTCGTCGAGGTCGACGGTGCCGGGCTGGCCGAGGGCGACCAGGCCGTGGTCGGCGGCCGGACCGGCGGTGCGCGCCCGGACGGCACCGGGTGA
- the ngcE gene encoding N-acetylglucosamine/diacetylchitobiose ABC transporter substrate-binding protein, which translates to MTYGISRRGLLQGAAGVAAVSALGGCAMGGGDDATDSGSKGEVTANNPLGVKADAPLEVVIFNGGFGEEYAKAHEAMYKQRYPEAEIKHSATQQIAETLQPRFVAGDPPDVVDNSGGSQIDFNGLVSQGALTDLGELLDAPSLDDPSKKVRDTLLPGIVDVGSYDGKFLTLNYAYSAYGIWYSQKLFDAKGWAYPKTWPEMIALCKKIKAAGIAPWAYTGVHARYMSWPILTAAAKFGGIEVIKAIDNLEPGAWKSDAVRAAAEAYYQLAVDGFVQPGAEGMDHIQAQTEWARGHAAFISCGSWLENEMKAVTPPDFAMAVAPTPSLTTGDKMPYEAFRGTGSEPFIVPAKGKNVRGGMEYLRVMLSKKAAADFTTKVSSLTAVTGAAQGLTLGPGLTSVTRLIEASGGSAFTWLYSTYYRKLERERVNAATLELLTKRINAAQWCDKVQKSADEFAADPAVKKYKRA; encoded by the coding sequence ATGACATATGGGATCAGCCGGCGCGGGCTTCTCCAGGGCGCGGCGGGGGTCGCGGCCGTGAGCGCGCTCGGCGGGTGCGCCATGGGCGGTGGTGACGACGCGACGGACTCCGGTAGCAAGGGCGAGGTCACCGCGAACAATCCGCTCGGCGTGAAGGCGGACGCGCCACTCGAAGTGGTGATCTTCAACGGTGGTTTCGGCGAGGAGTACGCCAAGGCGCACGAGGCCATGTACAAGCAGCGTTACCCGGAGGCGGAGATCAAGCACTCGGCCACCCAGCAGATCGCCGAGACGCTCCAGCCGCGGTTCGTCGCCGGTGACCCGCCCGACGTGGTGGACAACTCCGGCGGCAGCCAGATCGACTTCAACGGCCTGGTGTCGCAGGGCGCGCTGACCGACCTCGGTGAGCTGCTCGACGCGCCCAGCCTGGACGACCCGTCGAAGAAGGTGCGCGACACGCTGCTGCCCGGGATCGTCGACGTCGGGTCGTACGACGGGAAGTTCCTCACGCTGAACTACGCGTACTCGGCGTACGGCATCTGGTACTCGCAGAAGCTGTTCGACGCCAAGGGCTGGGCGTACCCGAAGACCTGGCCCGAGATGATCGCCCTGTGCAAGAAGATCAAGGCGGCCGGGATCGCGCCGTGGGCGTACACCGGCGTGCACGCCCGCTACATGAGCTGGCCGATCCTGACCGCGGCCGCGAAGTTCGGCGGCATCGAGGTGATCAAGGCGATCGACAACCTGGAGCCGGGCGCCTGGAAGAGCGACGCGGTGCGGGCGGCGGCCGAGGCGTACTACCAGCTGGCGGTGGACGGGTTCGTCCAGCCGGGCGCCGAGGGGATGGACCACATCCAGGCGCAGACCGAGTGGGCTCGCGGGCACGCCGCGTTCATCTCCTGCGGCTCGTGGCTGGAGAACGAGATGAAGGCGGTCACCCCGCCGGACTTCGCGATGGCCGTCGCGCCGACGCCGAGCCTCACCACCGGCGACAAGATGCCGTACGAGGCGTTCCGCGGCACCGGGAGTGAACCGTTCATCGTCCCGGCCAAAGGCAAGAATGTCCGGGGTGGCATGGAATACCTTCGCGTCATGCTCTCCAAGAAGGCCGCCGCCGACTTCACCACCAAGGTCAGCAGCCTCACCGCCGTCACCGGCGCCGCACAGGGCCTGACGCTCGGTCCCGGCCTGACCTCGGTGACCAGGCTGATCGAGGCGTCCGGCGGCTCCGCGTTCACCTGGCTGTACTCCACGTATTACCGCAAGCTGGAGCGCGAGCGGGTCAACGCGGCCACCCTGGAACTGCTCACCAAGCGGATCAACGCGGCCCAGTGGTGCGACAAGGTGCAGAAGTCCGCCGACGAGTTCGCCGCCGACCCCGCGGTCAAGAAGTACAAGCGGGCCTGA
- a CDS encoding AfsR/SARP family transcriptional regulator, whose translation MRLLGPVELVHPDGVRVELQLQSRKVLALLITAAGRPVATGQLVRWIWGEDGIPSHAPQMVRSHIRTLRGALRDGAGRILTTGSAGYRIAPDGCTVDAGRFRGLLSQARQRLPRDVPAALRLARAALDLWRGTEAMPDMNGVRPLRAEAVHLEEQRCQAEEMVVLGSLISGRAEHVLPRARRLTELYPKRERFWLQLMVAEALSGRLVEATTITFWRARRDLVEETGLHAAGLDALQRELLSGTCSADRLLEVVTRRHQGIAWRDLRRDDLATYAAAAGFSASEPLGSAGG comes from the coding sequence GTGCGACTGCTCGGCCCGGTCGAGCTCGTCCACCCCGACGGCGTCCGGGTCGAGTTGCAACTGCAGAGCCGCAAGGTGCTCGCCCTGTTGATCACGGCGGCCGGCCGCCCGGTGGCCACCGGGCAACTGGTCCGCTGGATCTGGGGCGAGGACGGCATTCCGTCACACGCGCCGCAGATGGTGCGCTCGCACATCCGGACGCTGCGCGGCGCCCTGCGCGACGGCGCCGGGCGGATCCTGACCACCGGCTCGGCCGGCTACCGGATCGCCCCGGACGGGTGCACCGTCGACGCCGGCCGGTTCCGGGGGCTGCTCAGCCAGGCCCGCCAGCGCCTGCCGCGCGACGTGCCCGCCGCCCTCCGGCTGGCCCGTGCCGCGCTCGACCTGTGGCGGGGCACCGAGGCCATGCCGGACATGAACGGCGTGCGGCCGCTGCGTGCCGAGGCGGTCCATCTGGAGGAGCAACGCTGCCAGGCGGAGGAGATGGTGGTGCTGGGCAGCCTGATCTCCGGCCGGGCCGAGCACGTGCTGCCGCGGGCCCGCAGGCTGACCGAGCTGTATCCGAAACGAGAACGGTTCTGGCTGCAACTCATGGTCGCCGAGGCGCTCAGCGGCCGGCTCGTGGAGGCGACCACGATCACCTTCTGGCGGGCCCGGCGCGACCTGGTCGAGGAGACCGGCCTGCACGCGGCCGGCCTCGACGCCCTGCAGCGAGAGCTGCTCAGCGGCACCTGCTCGGCGGATCGACTCCTGGAGGTGGTCACCCGGCGTCATCAAGGCATTGCTTGGCGTGACTTACGCCGCGATGACCTCGCAACCTACGCCGCAGCCGCAGGCTTCTCGGCATCGGAGCCGCTCGGCTCCGCCGGGGGATAG